A window from Shewanella livingstonensis encodes these proteins:
- the panC gene encoding pantoate--beta-alanine ligase: MITTAAISTIREHVSAWRRKGETVAFVPTMGNLHQGHVTLVNEAKKRTDHVVVSIFVNPMQFSVNEDLDGYPRTLTQDSDKLMAAGAEILFTPTAEIIYPKGFSQQTFVEVPDIGDELCGASRPGHFRGVATIVTKLFNIVQPDIALFGRKDFQQLMIIKTMVEDLSMPIEVIGIETIREKSGLAMSSRNGYLTTDEKHSAATLKQALDNIVDAIQNNQPTQQAIATAEQSLINAGFTPDYLEVRNANTLRQATAADTALVVIAAAYLGKARLIDNVTFSRHTN; encoded by the coding sequence ATGATTACCACCGCTGCTATTTCAACTATTCGCGAACATGTAAGTGCTTGGCGTCGTAAAGGCGAAACTGTTGCCTTTGTTCCTACAATGGGTAACTTACACCAAGGTCACGTCACCCTAGTGAATGAAGCTAAAAAGCGCACTGATCATGTGGTGGTGTCTATTTTTGTTAATCCAATGCAATTTAGTGTCAACGAAGACTTAGACGGCTATCCACGCACTCTGACACAAGATAGCGACAAGCTAATGGCTGCCGGAGCAGAAATACTGTTTACTCCAACGGCCGAGATTATTTACCCTAAGGGGTTTTCACAACAAACATTTGTAGAAGTACCTGATATTGGTGATGAATTATGTGGCGCGAGTCGTCCAGGTCATTTTCGCGGCGTAGCAACGATTGTCACCAAACTGTTTAATATTGTGCAACCCGATATTGCCTTATTTGGCCGTAAAGATTTTCAACAATTGATGATAATTAAAACCATGGTTGAAGATTTATCAATGCCGATTGAAGTCATTGGTATTGAGACTATCCGAGAAAAATCAGGTCTGGCGATGAGCTCGCGTAACGGCTATTTAACTACGGATGAAAAACACTCGGCGGCGACATTAAAACAAGCATTAGATAATATTGTTGATGCAATACAAAATAACCAACCAACGCAACAAGCCATTGCAACAGCTGAACAATCTTTGATTAACGCTGGCTTTACTCCAGATTATCTCGAAGTAAGAAATGCTAATACACTGCGCCAAGCTACAGCAGCGGATACCGCGTTAGTCGTTATTGCTGCAGCATATCTCGGTAAGGCTCGCTTAATTGATAATGTGACATTTTCTCGTCATACAAACTAA
- a CDS encoding DUF4124 domain-containing protein: MAKRLLFIVLAMSAFTAQANTIYKCMMDEKVVFSQTVCPQEYRQHKIEYQLGITTEVDSDKREIKQDPLKALLNKQTISKEKLLQLLDGEMYRLKQENSYFEILRASEIQKLDRKRFWQTKPKDDPSYGLELQEINTRFNDLTNNNIDVIQILNQHKMKISAETQPDEYMSN, from the coding sequence ATGGCAAAAAGACTGTTATTCATCGTACTCGCCATGAGCGCATTTACTGCTCAAGCTAATACTATTTACAAATGTATGATGGATGAAAAAGTTGTTTTCAGCCAAACAGTCTGTCCGCAGGAATATCGCCAGCATAAAATTGAATACCAATTAGGGATTACCACCGAAGTCGACTCCGACAAGCGCGAAATCAAACAAGACCCGTTAAAAGCACTGCTTAATAAGCAAACCATTTCTAAAGAGAAATTACTGCAGTTACTTGATGGTGAAATGTATCGACTAAAACAAGAAAATAGTTACTTTGAAATATTACGTGCTAGCGAAATACAGAAGCTTGATCGTAAACGTTTTTGGCAAACTAAGCCTAAAGACGACCCAAGTTATGGACTCGAATTACAAGAAATTAATACTCGCTTCAATGACCTAACTAACAATAACATCGATGTTATTCAGATATTGAATCAACATAAAATGAAGATATCAGCTGAAACACAACCAGATGAATATATGAGTAACTAA
- a CDS encoding YheV family putative zinc ribbon protein, with protein sequence MTKIKKRFVAGAKCPKCSAKDSILLFKENGIETVECTECEYREQQTDIKVPQKTTGSMIGVFKPD encoded by the coding sequence ATGACCAAAATTAAAAAGCGTTTTGTTGCAGGGGCTAAATGTCCTAAATGCAGTGCTAAAGACAGTATTTTATTGTTTAAAGAAAATGGTATTGAAACTGTTGAATGTACTGAATGTGAGTATCGTGAGCAACAAACGGATATTAAAGTGCCACAAAAGACTACTGGCAGTATGATTGGTGTGTTTAAGCCTGATTAA
- a CDS encoding ABC transporter ATP-binding protein, protein MINISQAQLIRGSKTLLDETSLTIYPGHKVGLVGANGTGKSSLLALILGHLHLDKGEFSFPSGWQVASVAQETPALDVSALEYVLDGDTEYRDLEAQLEKAQADNNGNAIALIHGKIDAIGGYAIKARAGALLAGLGFKDADQSNPVKSFSGGWRMRLNLAQALLCRSDLLLLDEPTNHLDLDTMYWLEGWIKSYQGTLILISHDRDFIDGIVGEIVHVENHKLNYYKGNYSSFERVRAERMAQQQVAFERQQKERSHMQSFVDRFRYKASKAKQAQSRLKALERMAELLPSQVDNPFQMAFREPEALPNPLVVMENVSIGYEDNTILKQVELNLVPGARIGLLGRNGAGKSTLIKLLSGQLQAKTGKYQPNPGLNIGYFAQHQVEFLTLDDSPMQHLARLAPASVREQELRNFLGGFGFNGDMALSPVRPFSGGEKARLVLALVVWQRPNLLLLDEPTNHLDLEMRHALTMALQTFEGAMVIVSHDRHLLRLSCSDYYLVDQGVVTPFDGDLDDYHQWLLDAAKQAQANNKTDAATSGDAVDKKQQKRMEAELRQRVSPLKKQQIKLETQQQKINTRLAELEVELADGSLYEAENKAKMTNVLNERTTLTQTMDESEMNWLDIQEQIELIEQDF, encoded by the coding sequence ATGATCAACATAAGCCAAGCTCAGTTAATTCGCGGCAGTAAAACCTTACTCGATGAAACCTCACTGACTATTTATCCCGGACACAAGGTTGGCCTTGTCGGCGCCAACGGTACAGGTAAATCATCATTGCTTGCCTTGATTTTGGGTCATTTACATCTGGATAAAGGTGAATTTAGTTTCCCATCGGGTTGGCAAGTAGCCTCTGTGGCACAGGAAACACCGGCATTAGATGTGTCAGCACTAGAATATGTGCTTGATGGCGACACCGAATACCGTGATTTAGAAGCCCAACTAGAAAAAGCTCAAGCCGACAATAACGGCAATGCCATTGCGCTTATACATGGAAAAATTGACGCCATTGGCGGTTATGCCATTAAGGCTCGAGCAGGTGCGCTATTAGCCGGCCTAGGCTTTAAGGATGCAGACCAAAGTAACCCGGTAAAAAGCTTCTCTGGCGGTTGGCGTATGCGTCTCAACCTAGCACAGGCACTATTATGTCGCTCAGACTTATTGTTACTCGATGAGCCAACTAACCACTTAGACTTAGACACCATGTATTGGTTAGAAGGTTGGATAAAATCCTATCAGGGCACGTTAATTTTGATCAGCCACGATCGTGACTTTATCGATGGTATTGTCGGGGAAATAGTCCATGTTGAAAATCACAAACTAAATTACTACAAAGGTAACTACTCTTCTTTTGAACGGGTACGGGCTGAACGTATGGCTCAGCAGCAAGTCGCCTTTGAGCGTCAGCAAAAAGAGCGCTCGCATATGCAGTCATTTGTTGATCGTTTCCGCTATAAGGCCAGTAAAGCTAAACAAGCACAAAGCCGCTTAAAAGCGCTTGAGCGCATGGCCGAATTATTACCATCACAAGTAGACAATCCATTTCAAATGGCCTTTAGAGAACCAGAAGCGCTACCGAACCCATTAGTGGTAATGGAAAATGTCTCTATTGGTTACGAAGATAATACCATCCTAAAGCAAGTGGAATTAAACCTCGTTCCTGGCGCCCGTATTGGTTTATTAGGTAGAAATGGTGCTGGTAAATCGACCCTGATAAAACTATTATCTGGCCAGTTACAAGCCAAAACGGGTAAGTATCAACCTAATCCGGGATTAAATATTGGTTATTTTGCTCAACATCAAGTTGAATTTTTAACGCTTGATGATTCTCCAATGCAACACTTGGCTAGACTCGCGCCAGCAAGTGTTCGCGAACAAGAATTACGCAATTTTTTAGGTGGGTTTGGCTTTAATGGTGATATGGCCTTATCGCCAGTACGGCCATTTTCGGGCGGAGAAAAAGCACGTCTGGTATTGGCATTAGTAGTATGGCAGCGCCCAAACCTATTGTTACTCGATGAACCGACCAACCATCTTGATTTAGAGATGCGCCACGCGCTCACTATGGCATTGCAAACCTTTGAAGGTGCTATGGTCATAGTGTCGCATGATCGGCACCTATTACGATTGAGTTGTAGTGACTATTACCTAGTCGATCAAGGCGTTGTGACACCTTTTGATGGCGACTTAGATGATTACCATCAATGGTTACTCGATGCCGCGAAACAGGCGCAAGCCAACAACAAAACGGATGCGGCCACCAGCGGTGATGCGGTGGATAAAAAGCAGCAAAAAAGAATGGAAGCAGAACTGCGCCAAAGAGTATCACCACTGAAAAAACAACAAATAAAATTAGAAACCCAACAACAGAAAATTAACACCCGATTAGCTGAGTTAGAAGTTGAATTAGCCGATGGCAGCTTATATGAAGCTGAAAACAAAGCTAAAATGACTAACGTTCTTAACGAACGTACTACGTTGACCCAGACCATGGATGAAAGTGAAATGAACTGGTTAGATATTCAAGAGCAAATTGAGCTTATCGAACAAGATTTTTAA
- a CDS encoding TIGR02444 family protein, producing the protein MSRPVNRQTFSHIIWRNCEQNYLVNPNFYIHLQDNYHVNVNILLLAQYLDQQLYTLTQQEWEILTEVVEQWEANVLQPYRRLRRIAKAYLDNDEYQKMLDVELIMERKSQYMLLHKLNLLNGKVVNTEVGDSSESANIQHYLGLFGLNKSIMAELT; encoded by the coding sequence ATGTCGCGACCTGTTAATCGTCAAACCTTTAGTCACATTATTTGGCGTAATTGTGAGCAAAATTATTTAGTTAATCCTAATTTTTATATACACCTACAAGACAATTATCACGTAAATGTTAATATTTTATTATTAGCTCAATACCTCGATCAACAGCTTTATACCTTAACGCAACAAGAGTGGGAAATATTAACCGAAGTCGTAGAGCAATGGGAAGCGAATGTATTGCAACCTTATCGGCGTTTACGTCGAATCGCTAAAGCATATTTAGATAATGACGAATATCAGAAAATGCTCGACGTAGAGTTAATTATGGAACGTAAATCTCAATACATGTTATTGCATAAATTGAATTTATTGAACGGCAAGGTGGTCAACACTGAAGTCGGTGATAGCTCTGAATCCGCAAATATACAACACTACCTTGGCTTATTTGGCTTAAATAAAAGCATTATGGCCGAGTTAACCTAA
- a CDS encoding GMC family oxidoreductase, with protein MAIIDPIITGLGAGWHHIDASTLEVDRHFDADVVIVGTGAGGGTAAEILTEAGLKVIMIEGGSLKSSTHFDMEERHAYPNLYQQAAAMKTADKGIGIFQGRTVGGSTTVNWTTSIRTPEQTLAFWEQEKSVKGLSSQALLPWFELMEKRLNIEQWKFEPNRNNGALREGCEKLGWDYTVIKRNVKGCWNTGYCGMGCPVNAKQSMLVTTIPAALDKGATLISRARVVKLEHKGDQVVGLTAQALTEGLMPTSVNITFTAKHYILSAGAIHTPTILMRSNTPDPHKQLGKTFLHPSLLSGGIFDEQINGHSGAPQSIYSDEFVWRDGAAGDLGYKLEVAPVHPVLIASKTIGYGVSHAQLMANFNQMQVTIALIRDGFNQQCPGGQVRLTDTSFALDYPLGQGFWDGARRAFLSMAELQFAAGAKKVLPMHDGLSLLNSWSEAKQAINDVDLGLLKTIVASAHVMGGCAMGEDKALSMVDTFGYSHYLENLSVMDGSVFPTSLGANPQLSIYGLVARNATALAQKLTQTS; from the coding sequence TTGGCCATTATTGATCCTATTATTACCGGATTAGGTGCTGGTTGGCATCATATTGATGCTAGTACCTTAGAAGTCGATCGTCACTTTGACGCTGATGTTGTGATTGTTGGTACTGGCGCTGGCGGTGGTACCGCGGCAGAAATATTAACTGAAGCTGGATTAAAGGTGATAATGATTGAAGGCGGATCGCTTAAGTCATCAACACACTTTGATATGGAAGAACGTCACGCTTATCCTAACTTGTATCAGCAAGCGGCTGCGATGAAAACCGCAGATAAAGGCATTGGTATATTTCAAGGCAGAACGGTTGGTGGTTCAACTACAGTGAATTGGACTACATCAATAAGGACTCCAGAACAAACACTGGCTTTTTGGGAGCAAGAAAAGTCGGTCAAAGGATTATCTTCGCAAGCGTTACTGCCTTGGTTTGAGCTAATGGAAAAGCGGCTCAATATTGAACAATGGAAATTTGAACCTAATCGTAATAATGGTGCATTGCGCGAAGGTTGCGAAAAATTAGGTTGGGATTACACTGTCATTAAACGCAATGTCAAAGGCTGCTGGAATACCGGTTACTGCGGCATGGGTTGCCCTGTTAACGCCAAGCAATCGATGTTGGTTACTACCATACCCGCGGCGCTAGATAAAGGCGCGACGCTCATTTCTCGCGCTAGAGTGGTTAAGCTGGAGCACAAAGGCGATCAAGTCGTGGGCTTAACTGCCCAGGCATTAACGGAAGGCTTAATGCCGACGTCTGTGAACATTACCTTTACGGCAAAGCATTATATTTTAAGTGCTGGTGCTATTCACACGCCCACTATTCTAATGCGCTCTAATACACCTGATCCACATAAGCAATTAGGCAAAACCTTTTTACATCCCTCACTGTTATCGGGAGGTATATTTGATGAACAAATTAACGGTCACAGTGGCGCACCGCAGTCTATTTATTCCGATGAATTTGTTTGGCGTGATGGCGCGGCTGGCGATCTAGGCTATAAACTTGAAGTGGCACCTGTACATCCGGTACTAATCGCCTCAAAAACCATTGGTTATGGTGTTAGCCACGCACAATTAATGGCTAACTTTAACCAAATGCAGGTCACCATCGCGCTTATTCGTGATGGTTTTAATCAGCAATGCCCTGGTGGGCAGGTACGGTTAACCGATACGAGCTTTGCATTAGATTATCCGTTAGGCCAAGGTTTTTGGGATGGTGCTCGTCGAGCATTTTTGTCCATGGCTGAATTGCAGTTTGCTGCGGGGGCTAAAAAGGTATTACCAATGCATGATGGCTTGTCATTACTTAATTCGTGGAGTGAAGCAAAACAGGCTATTAATGATGTCGATTTAGGTTTATTAAAAACCATCGTCGCATCGGCTCATGTTATGGGCGGTTGTGCTATGGGCGAAGATAAAGCGCTTTCAATGGTCGATACTTTTGGTTATTCACATTATCTTGAAAATTTATCGGTGATGGATGGCTCAGTATTTCCAACCAGCCTGGGTGCGAATCCTCAGTTGTCTATTTATGGTCTTGTGGCGCGTAATGCTACGGCATTAGCCCAAAAGCTGACTCAAACTAGCTAG
- a CDS encoding TAT leader-containing periplasmic protein, translating into MKRRTFLTGAFTGTAVLALGVNLYLPNITTSSEDIHHRVLFSVLIPVFLDGALPEVPSHRDLAINRTLDAISQSIIHLPIEQQQELMELLDLLEGRFGLLLLSGSMTPLLMREPQQLIDMLEFWRNNYLNMLTTAYSGLRELIMASYYACPEHWGNLRYVKPTFLVHNAH; encoded by the coding sequence ATGAAGCGGCGTACCTTTCTCACCGGTGCTTTTACTGGAACAGCAGTATTAGCATTAGGTGTTAACTTATATTTGCCTAACATCACAACTTCTTCGGAGGATATTCATCACCGAGTATTATTCAGTGTGTTGATCCCGGTATTCTTAGATGGCGCATTACCTGAGGTTCCTAGTCATAGAGATCTCGCGATTAATCGTACTTTAGATGCCATTTCTCAATCAATTATCCATCTGCCTATTGAACAACAACAAGAGTTGATGGAGTTATTAGATTTACTCGAAGGCCGCTTTGGACTGTTGCTTTTGAGTGGCAGTATGACACCGCTGTTAATGCGTGAGCCACAGCAATTAATAGACATGCTAGAATTTTGGCGCAACAACTATCTAAATATGTTAACAACCGCATATAGCGGATTACGTGAATTGATTATGGCAAGCTATTACGCCTGTCCGGAACATTGGGGTAATTTACGGTATGTGAAACCCACTTTCTTGGTGCATAACGCGCATTAA
- a CDS encoding hydrolase: MKTLFTPPWWAASPHVQTILPFIFKVARPTTFRQRQELPDGDFIDLDWLGQAQNGEPILVIIHGLEGNTESHYARRMLIEAKKAQLSAVVHHHRGCSGEPNRLARSYHSGDVNDLAYTLGQLKHYYPDSPLYAVGYSLGGNVLAKYQGSTGQQSLLERAVVVSAPLRLGACAKRLESGFSTLYQRFLIKRLQQKMLDKINTANLTEQMPITKGQLKRLNTFYLFDDKVTAPLHGFTDVNDYYQQASGLNYLQYITKPTLVIHAKDDPFMTDEVIPNQDQLSPMVEYELHQFGGHVGFIEGGWPWKPRFYLEHRIIEFILSASGKVLDPDESSPSVSH; the protein is encoded by the coding sequence ATGAAAACCTTGTTCACACCGCCCTGGTGGGCTGCTAGCCCGCATGTACAAACGATTTTGCCGTTTATTTTCAAAGTGGCCAGACCAACGACATTTAGGCAACGACAAGAGCTACCAGACGGTGATTTTATCGATTTAGATTGGTTGGGCCAAGCGCAAAATGGCGAGCCCATCTTAGTTATTATTCATGGTCTTGAAGGTAACACAGAATCACACTATGCGCGCAGAATGCTTATTGAAGCAAAAAAAGCTCAACTGTCTGCTGTTGTTCATCATCATAGAGGGTGTTCCGGTGAACCTAACCGCTTAGCTCGCAGTTATCATAGCGGCGATGTTAACGACTTAGCGTATACCTTAGGGCAACTAAAACACTACTATCCAGACTCACCACTGTATGCTGTAGGCTACAGCTTAGGCGGCAATGTATTGGCCAAATATCAAGGTAGTACTGGACAACAGAGCTTACTAGAACGAGCCGTAGTGGTGTCAGCCCCGCTCAGGTTAGGTGCTTGTGCCAAACGCCTAGAAAGTGGTTTTTCAACTCTCTATCAGCGCTTTTTAATTAAACGCTTACAGCAAAAAATGCTCGATAAAATTAACACAGCAAACTTAACAGAACAAATGCCCATCACCAAAGGGCAGCTTAAAAGGCTCAATACCTTTTATTTGTTTGACGATAAAGTCACCGCACCATTACATGGATTTACTGACGTTAATGATTACTATCAACAAGCTAGCGGCCTTAATTATTTACAATATATTACCAAACCCACACTAGTTATCCATGCCAAAGATGATCCGTTTATGACTGATGAGGTGATCCCAAATCAAGATCAATTGTCACCTATGGTCGAATACGAATTACATCAATTTGGTGGGCATGTGGGTTTTATTGAAGGTGGTTGGCCTTGGAAACCACGTTTTTATCTCGAGCATCGTATTATCGAGTTTATTTTATCCGCTAGTGGTAAAGTATTAGATCCGGACGAATCCTCTCCTTCAGTAAGCCATTAA
- a CDS encoding YheU family protein, which translates to MLVPYEALLSLPHEVLQRMIKEYLLSQLEDGSFSDANEQQLTRAIEQCKLALKKGELVVEFSEEDESIAIRQREHISRLS; encoded by the coding sequence ATGCTTGTGCCTTATGAAGCGCTACTGTCATTACCCCATGAAGTACTTCAACGTATGATAAAAGAGTATCTATTATCGCAACTTGAAGACGGCAGTTTTAGTGATGCTAACGAGCAACAATTAACCAGAGCCATTGAACAATGTAAGCTTGCGCTTAAAAAGGGCGAATTAGTTGTCGAGTTTAGTGAAGAAGATGAGTCTATAGCCATTAGACAACGTGAACATATTTCACGGCTATCTTAA
- a CDS encoding phosphoribulokinase, producing MSAKHPIIAVTGSSGAGTTTTTTAFIHIFRQLGINAAFVEGDSFHNFTRAEMEVLIRKSQAENRNLSYFGPEANNFKKLEECFTSYGSTGNGQTRSYLHTFDEAVPFNQMPGTFTQWRDLPANTDMLYYEGLHGGVVTEDTDVAKHVDLLIGMVPIVNLEWIQKIIRDTNDRGHSREKVMGSIVRSMDDYIKHMTPQFSRTHINFQRVPTVDTSNPFSAKDIPSLDESFLVIRFRGINNVDFPYYLNMIQGSFMSRVNTLVVPGGKMSLAMELILTPLVKDLMDKRLELQNLDDIKSD from the coding sequence ATGTCAGCAAAACACCCTATTATTGCTGTAACCGGTTCATCTGGTGCTGGCACAACCACAACCACAACAGCCTTTATTCATATTTTTAGACAGTTGGGTATTAATGCTGCATTTGTTGAAGGTGACAGTTTTCATAATTTCACCCGCGCTGAAATGGAAGTGTTAATTAGAAAGTCACAGGCTGAAAATCGTAATTTAAGCTATTTTGGTCCTGAAGCGAATAACTTCAAAAAGCTCGAAGAGTGCTTTACCAGCTACGGTAGCACCGGTAATGGCCAAACGCGCAGTTACTTGCACACCTTTGACGAAGCCGTTCCATTCAACCAAATGCCTGGTACATTCACGCAGTGGCGTGATTTACCAGCCAATACCGATATGCTGTATTACGAAGGCTTACACGGTGGTGTAGTAACAGAAGATACTGATGTGGCTAAACATGTCGATTTGCTGATAGGCATGGTGCCCATTGTCAATTTAGAGTGGATCCAGAAGATAATTCGCGACACGAATGATAGAGGTCATAGTCGTGAAAAAGTAATGGGTTCGATAGTCCGTAGTATGGACGATTACATCAAACACATGACACCACAATTTTCGCGAACTCACATTAACTTTCAACGCGTACCGACAGTAGACACTTCGAATCCCTTTAGTGCTAAGGATATTCCTAGTCTCGATGAAAGCTTTTTAGTCATCCGTTTTCGTGGCATAAACAATGTTGATTTTCCGTATTATCTCAACATGATCCAAGGCTCATTTATGTCGCGCGTTAACACACTAGTGGTGCCTGGCGGTAAAATGTCATTAGCAATGGAATTAATTTTAACGCCTTTGGTTAAAGACTTAATGGATAAACGTCTAGAGTTGCAAAACCTTGATGACATCAAGTCCGATTAA
- a CDS encoding tetratricopeptide repeat protein, translating to MSQIAVVVCVVLLSGLSLSVKAFVIPPTMESQAATKLVHIQIKATQGNADAQFLLGLMNLSGRFVAQDTKQGLSWVNLAAQQQHLKAQQTLADLAFEGKLLPRDLAVAEKWYLQMAEQGDKWAHFRLGFIYSAGGDGVVRNCGKAMEQFTATGDAVSLGNIAWILATCPEAEYRDGSRAVSMSLKLLEHNQNDPTVLDNLAAGYAELGDFSAAIDAQKKAIDALKDNPEIVRSDEFILRLKQYQKNQAYREVIPLM from the coding sequence ATGAGTCAAATCGCAGTTGTTGTCTGTGTTGTTCTATTGAGCGGGCTAAGTTTATCTGTAAAAGCGTTTGTTATTCCGCCCACTATGGAGTCTCAGGCGGCGACTAAACTGGTTCATATTCAGATTAAAGCGACACAGGGAAATGCAGATGCACAATTTTTATTGGGCTTAATGAATCTTTCCGGACGATTTGTTGCTCAAGACACTAAACAAGGATTGAGTTGGGTTAATCTTGCTGCACAACAACAGCATCTAAAAGCACAACAAACATTGGCCGATTTAGCCTTTGAAGGTAAATTATTACCGCGTGATTTGGCTGTAGCTGAAAAATGGTACCTGCAGATGGCTGAGCAGGGAGATAAATGGGCTCATTTTCGTTTAGGATTTATTTATTCTGCAGGTGGTGATGGCGTGGTTCGCAATTGTGGCAAAGCAATGGAGCAGTTTACTGCTACAGGTGATGCGGTTTCATTGGGCAATATTGCGTGGATATTAGCAACGTGTCCAGAAGCTGAATATCGAGATGGTTCGCGCGCTGTGTCGATGTCGCTAAAACTACTGGAGCATAACCAAAATGATCCTACAGTATTAGATAACCTTGCAGCAGGATATGCTGAACTTGGTGATTTTTCTGCAGCGATAGATGCCCAGAAAAAAGCGATAGATGCCTTAAAGGATAACCCAGAGATTGTGCGCAGCGATGAATTTATTTTACGTTTGAAGCAGTACCAAAAAAATCAAGCTTACCGGGAAGTTATTCCTCTTATGTAA
- the crp gene encoding cAMP-activated global transcriptional regulator CRP — MALIGKPKPDPTLEWFLSHCHIHKYPAKSTLIHAGEESDTLYYIVKGSVAVLIKDEEGKEMILSYLNQGDFIGELGLFEEQSERTAWVRAKQACEIAEISYKKFKQLIQVNPEILMKLSAQMAYRLHSTSQKVGDLAFLDVAGRIAQTLLHLAKQPDAMTHPDGMQIKITRQEIGQIVGCSRETVGRILKMLEEQSLIQAHGKTIVVYGTR, encoded by the coding sequence ATGGCTCTGATTGGTAAGCCAAAACCTGACCCAACATTAGAATGGTTTCTTTCACATTGTCACATTCATAAGTATCCAGCAAAAAGCACCTTAATTCATGCTGGTGAAGAATCTGACACTTTATACTACATCGTCAAAGGTTCGGTCGCAGTATTGATCAAAGATGAAGAAGGTAAAGAAATGATCCTGTCTTATCTTAATCAAGGCGACTTTATCGGTGAGCTTGGTTTGTTTGAAGAGCAATCTGAGCGTACTGCCTGGGTTCGTGCTAAACAAGCATGCGAAATTGCAGAAATTTCTTATAAGAAGTTTAAGCAACTTATTCAGGTTAATCCTGAAATTCTGATGAAGCTATCAGCGCAAATGGCATATCGTTTACACAGCACTAGCCAAAAAGTGGGCGACTTAGCGTTCCTTGATGTAGCGGGTCGTATTGCACAAACGTTATTACACCTTGCGAAACAACCTGATGCAATGACACATCCTGACGGTATGCAAATTAAGATAACTCGTCAAGAAATTGGTCAAATTGTGGGTTGTTCACGCGAAACAGTAGGCCGTATTTTAAAAATGCTTGAAGAACAAAGCTTGATCCAAGCGCACGGTAAAACTATTGTGGTGTACGGCACTCGCTAA
- a CDS encoding PepSY domain-containing protein encodes MNSLFFTAISSLMAITINQQDIPAQELALDHDNVQELVSSGSIRSLDDYLIWISQYCDGHLIDAQLYQHQDKWRYDLQFKLKQGHVVNLQLDAANGIQDSLTQLPSECTKHETVTR; translated from the coding sequence ATGAATAGCTTGTTCTTTACAGCAATAAGCAGCTTAATGGCCATCACCATTAACCAACAAGATATTCCCGCACAAGAACTCGCTCTGGATCATGATAACGTCCAAGAATTGGTATCTTCTGGTAGTATACGTTCATTAGATGATTACTTAATCTGGATATCCCAATATTGTGATGGTCACTTAATCGATGCACAGCTATACCAACATCAAGATAAATGGCGCTATGACCTACAATTTAAGCTGAAACAAGGGCATGTTGTTAATCTGCAATTAGATGCAGCTAATGGCATTCAAGATTCATTGACTCAATTACCGAGCGAATGTACTAAACATGAAACTGTTACTCGTTGA